The following proteins are co-located in the Macadamia integrifolia cultivar HAES 741 chromosome 3, SCU_Mint_v3, whole genome shotgun sequence genome:
- the LOC122074220 gene encoding putative disease resistance protein RGA1 → MVNLRHLEFDDKCRSLKYIPRGLRQLCSLQTLFYFVVGDQRRRRRSGGIGELHGLNQLRQKLVIRDLRNVRDARDAEEANLKDKTELQFLILDWGYPGEYRRRRRRRVSSLEEHVLDNLQPHQNLKELIIKRYEGVKMPRWMLHSSYSLHGLPNLVELTIHECHNLKCLPLVGEFPCLRLLRLSNLEALESICNKVVMTEGGIDNNNNNEGRGRDERKPLLMVLFPMLQQLLLSRMPNLEKWTISVEEEEEAFLSSMFPRLIDLEFRYCKNLTTVPMFSVEGIQHLTSLRTLKLECLDKLVYLPDYPAPATLEMLHIIECPSLVRLPDCFFNNLKLLSEFKILRCSELTFLPEGIRHLIALKRLKIGKCSSLSSLPQGIQQLTALIDLDISSCPGLKILPEGWGGLSSLEKFEIEDCSNLSSLPEGIQHLCSLKTLKLRTCPGLKALPDGLGSLPRLGYLDIESCSNLLSLPEGIQHLPALYQLAIDNCPCLRSLPGGLENLASRGLLYFSNCPNLSLS, encoded by the coding sequence ATGGTTAATCTTAGACATCTTGAGTTTGATGATAAATGTCGGAGCTTGAAATACATTCCACGTGGGTTGAGGCAGTTGTGTTCTCTTCAGACTTTGTTCTATTTCGTTGTGGGcgaccaaagaagaagaaggagaagtggTGGGATTGGGGAATTGCATGGCCTAAACCAGCTTCGACAGAAGTTAGTCATCAGGGACCTTAGAAATGTGAGAGATGCCAGAGATGCCGAGGAAGCAAATTTGAAAGACAAGACAGAGCTTCAATTTTTGATATTGGATTGGGGTTATCCAGGAGAATATCGTCgtcggaggaggaggagggtaTCATCATTAGAAGAACACGTGTTGGATAATCTCCAGCCGCACCAAAATCTTAAAGAATTGATAATTAAACGTTATGAAGGCGTCAAGATGCCACGTTGGATGTTACACTCTTCTTATTCCCTCCACGGACTCCCAAATCTGGTGGAACTTACGATACATGAATGTCATAATCTCAAATGTTTGCCATTAGTTGGTGAATTCCCATGCCTTAGGCTTCTCCGTCTATCTAATTTAGAAGCCCTAGAGTCCATATGCAATAAAGTGGTGATGACTGAGGGGGGAAttgataacaataataataatgaaggaagaggaagagatgaaagaaaaccATTATTAATGGTACTATTTCCAATGCTACAACAACTTTTACTCTCGCGGATGCCAAATCTGGAGAAGTGGACAATCtcagtagaagaagaagaagaagcttttcTGTCTTCCATGTTTCCACGTCTCATTGACTTGGAGTTTCGATATTGCAAAAATTTGACGACAGTGCCAATGTTTTCGGTGGAGGGAATACAACATCTCACCTCCCTCCGAACATTAAAATTGGAATGCCTTGACAAATTGGTGTATCTACCTGATTACCCTGCTCCTGCAACACTGGAAATGCTACACATCATAGAATGTCCTAGTCTAGTGAGATTACCAGACTGCTTTTTTAACAATCTCAAGTTACTTTCCGAGTTTAAAATTTTGAGATGTAGTGAGTTGACATTTCTACCAGAAGGGATTCGACATCTCATTGCACTGAAACGACTAAAAATTGGCAAATGCTCCAGTTTGTCATCTCTACCACAAGGGATTCAACAACTCACCGCATTGATAGATCTGGATATTTCTTCATGTCCGGGTCTAAAGATATTACCAGAGGGCTGGGGAGGTCTCTCATCACTTGAAAAGTTTGAGATTGAAGATTGCTCCAATTTATCGTCTTTGCCGGAAGGGATTCAGCATCTTTGTTCTTTAAAAACGCTGAAATTGCGTACATGTCCGGGTCTGAAGGCATTACCGGATGGCTTGGGAAGTCTCCCACGGCTTGGTTATCTTGATATTGAGAGTTGCTCCAATTTATTGTCTCTCCCAGAAGGGATTCAGCACCTCCCTGCACTTTATCAGCTGGCAATTGATAATTGTCCATGTTTGAGATCATTACCTGGTGGGCTTGAAAACCTCGCATCGCGTGGTTTACTATATTTTTCAAATTGTCCTAATCTGTCCCTTTCTTAG